In Campylobacter sp. RM16187, the DNA window TTGCTTGCAAACGAAGTTTTAGAGCTACTTGGACACGAAATTTTAAAATCAGAATATGAGTGTTACATAAAGCAGCTTAAATTTAACGAAAAAGCTTCAAATTCAGAAGTTATCGTATTTAACGCTCCAAACGAGCTTATAGCAAAATTTATCCAAACCAAATACGCAGGCAAAATAGCTCATCTTTTTGAAGTAAAAACAGGTGCAAAACCTCATATAAACATCACTTCTCAAAAGAGCAAGCCACAGATAAAAAACGCAAAAGTAGATGTAAATCAGATAAAGGCTCAAAGCAGCCTTTTAAATCCAAGCTATACCTTTGAAAATTTCGTTGTAGGCGATTCAAACCAATACGCTTATATCACTTCAAAATCAGCCGCCGAGCAGCTTGGAAAAGCGTATAATCCGCTATTTATCTACGGTCCAACTGGTCTTGGTAAAACTCACTTGCTTCAATCGGTCGGAAATTTCTGCTTAAATAACGGCAAAGTCGTAATTTGTATCACAAGTGAGCAGTTTATAACTGATTTTACATATCATATCAACAACCACTCAATGGAGAGATTTCGCGAGAAGTACCGAAACTGCGACGTTTTACTTATAGATGATGTGCAGTTTTTAGGAAAAACGGATAAAATTCAAGAAGAGTTTTTTCACACATTTAACGAACTTCATTCAAAAAACGGCCAGATCGTAATGACTTCAGATCGTCAGCCAAAGCACTTAAAAGGTTTTGAAGATAGGCTTAGAACGCGCTTTGAATGGGGAATTATAGCTGATATCACTCCTCCTGAGCTTGATACGAAGATAGCAATTATCAAGAAAAAATGTGAATTTGATAAAATTTATCTAACTAAAGATGTGATCGAATACATCGCAACTAACATGGGCGATAATATCCGCGAAATTGAAAGCGCGATTATAAATTTAAACGCTTACGCAACGCTTATGAGACAAGAGATAAGCCTTGAATTTGCTAAAAATATCTTAAGAGATCAGATAAAAGAGAAGCGTGAAAATATAAATTTAGAAAGCATAATCGAAATAGTAAGCAAAGAGCTAAATATAAAACCAAGCGAGATAAAAAGCAAATCACGCGTGAAAAATATCGTTGAAGCAAGGCGAATCGTAATCTATCTAGCTAAAAATTTAACACCAAATTCAATGCCTCAGATAGCAAGTTACTTTAACATGAAAGATCACTCGGCAGTTAGTCACAATATCAAAAAAATAAATGAAATGATAAATGAAGATGAGTATTTTAAGATAAAAGTTGAAGAGATCAAAAACAAAATTTTGACAAAGTGATAAAATTTAAGATGAAATATGTGAATAAATGTGAAAAATCAGATTTAGTTTTTAACTATCTAAATGCTGAAATTTCAAGCTTTGAAACTGTTTTTCACATATTCATGATACCTACTACTGATACTAAAATAAATTTAAAAAATAAAGGAAGAAAACTATGAAGGCGGTAATTAACAAAAATGCTCTTGAAAGCATAGTTACAAACACAAATCCTTACTTAGAAAAAAAGGATTTAAGCGCTATAACTTCTCACATATATATCTGCGCTAAAGATGGAATTTTAAATATAAAAGCCACAGATCATGAGATAGGTCTTGCATATAAACTAAGCAATGTAAAGATAATGGATGAAGGAAATGCAACCGCAAACGGTAAAAAACTACTTGACATCATAAGAAGCCTAAAAGATGAAGAGGTAACCCTTGAAACGGTAAATAACTACCTTTACATCAAGCAAAAAAACTCAAAATACAAACTTCCTATGTATAAATTTGAAGATTTTCCTAAATTTCCAACTGTAGAAGGAAAGAGTAAATTTGACATAGATGCGATAATGCTTGGACGAAGCCTTAAAAAGATATTTCCTAACATAGACACAAATAACCCAAAATACGAGCTAAACGGAGCTCTTATAGATATCAAACAAAACTACATCAATATCGTTGGAACCGATACAAAAAGGCTAAGTGTATTTAGATTTGAAACTCCAACTCAAAATGAATTTTCGCTGATAATCCCAAAAAAAGCGATAAGTGAAATTCAAAAGCTGTTTTACGATAAGATCGAAATTTACTACGATGAAAATATCTTAATAGCTCAAAGTGCAAATTTTGAGTTCTTTACAAAGCTTATCAACGGTAAATTTCCTGATTACGACAGAGTAATTCCAAAAGAGATCAAAAAACGCCTAAAACTAAGCAGAGATAAGATGATAGAAGGTATTAAAACTATCTCGATATTATCAGACAGTATGAAGATCATTTTTGCTCCTCAAACGATAACTTTTGAAAGCATTATCGAGGATAATTCAGAAGCTAGAACTGTGATTGATTTTCAAACCGGACTTGACGAGGAGTTTTTCGTAGGAGTTAGAAATAGATATTTGATAGACTTTTTAACAAATATCGAAGAAGATAGCTTCGAGCTTGGGTTTAACGACTCAAATATGGCATTTACAGTTAGTTCAAACGAGCTAAAAACGATAATAATGCCGATAAATTTATAATTAAGGTTAATTTATGCAACAAAATTACGGTGCGGAAAATATTAAAGTTTTAAAGGGGCTTGAAGCGGTTAGAAAACGCCCCGGAATGTATATCGGAGATACTCATATAAACGGACTTCATCATATGATTTATGAGGTTGTGGATAACTCGATAGATGAAGCGATGGCAGGATATTGTGATACGATAAACATTGAGATCACAAATGAAGGCTCGGCGATAATCAGCGATAACGGTCGTGGAATCCCTGTAGATATGCACCCGACCGAAAAAATTTCGGCGGCTACGGTTGTTTTAACTGTGCTTCACGCAGGCGGAAAATTTGATAAAGATACTTATAAGGTTTCAGGCGGTCTTCACGGTGTTGGTGTATCTGTCGTAAACGCTCTTTCAAAAAAACTTGTAGTAAATATCAAGCGTGACGGAAAACTTCATAGAC includes these proteins:
- the dnaN gene encoding DNA polymerase III subunit beta — encoded protein: MKAVINKNALESIVTNTNPYLEKKDLSAITSHIYICAKDGILNIKATDHEIGLAYKLSNVKIMDEGNATANGKKLLDIIRSLKDEEVTLETVNNYLYIKQKNSKYKLPMYKFEDFPKFPTVEGKSKFDIDAIMLGRSLKKIFPNIDTNNPKYELNGALIDIKQNYINIVGTDTKRLSVFRFETPTQNEFSLIIPKKAISEIQKLFYDKIEIYYDENILIAQSANFEFFTKLINGKFPDYDRVIPKEIKKRLKLSRDKMIEGIKTISILSDSMKIIFAPQTITFESIIEDNSEARTVIDFQTGLDEEFFVGVRNRYLIDFLTNIEEDSFELGFNDSNMAFTVSSNELKTIIMPINL
- the dnaA gene encoding chromosomal replication initiator protein DnaA, with amino-acid sequence MLANEVLELLGHEILKSEYECYIKQLKFNEKASNSEVIVFNAPNELIAKFIQTKYAGKIAHLFEVKTGAKPHINITSQKSKPQIKNAKVDVNQIKAQSSLLNPSYTFENFVVGDSNQYAYITSKSAAEQLGKAYNPLFIYGPTGLGKTHLLQSVGNFCLNNGKVVICITSEQFITDFTYHINNHSMERFREKYRNCDVLLIDDVQFLGKTDKIQEEFFHTFNELHSKNGQIVMTSDRQPKHLKGFEDRLRTRFEWGIIADITPPELDTKIAIIKKKCEFDKIYLTKDVIEYIATNMGDNIREIESAIINLNAYATLMRQEISLEFAKNILRDQIKEKRENINLESIIEIVSKELNIKPSEIKSKSRVKNIVEARRIVIYLAKNLTPNSMPQIASYFNMKDHSAVSHNIKKINEMINEDEYFKIKVEEIKNKILTK